From a region of the Sesamum indicum cultivar Zhongzhi No. 13 linkage group LG3, S_indicum_v1.0, whole genome shotgun sequence genome:
- the LOC105158109 gene encoding expansin-A22-like, protein MGFLHGFMVCFSVVFAVVDIGYVVAGWDRAHATFYGNIKGDETMQGACGYGNLFEQGYGLTTTALSTALFNNGAACGACFELMCTKAPQWCIRGKIRVTATNFCPPDYTKTQDIWCNPPQKHFDLSLPMFLKIAKYKAGIVPVVYRRVMCGKKGGIKFEMKGNPYWMLVLVYNVGGVGDVVSVRVKGSNSNWVQMARNWGQNWQTWERLQGQSLSFEVKTSDGETVKAYNVAPKNWQFGKTYEGKNFH, encoded by the exons ATGGGTTTCTTACATGGGTTTATGGTTTGCTTTTCAGTTGTTTTTGCAGTGGTGGATATTGGTTATGTGGTTGCTGGATGGGATCGTGCTCATGCTACGTTCTATGGGAATATAAAAGGCGATGAAACCATGc AGGGAGCTTGTGGATATGGGAACTTATTTGAGCAAGGATACGGCCTCACAACGACTGCTCTAAGCACCGCACTGTTCAACAATGGTGCGGCCTGTGGAGCTTGTTTCGAGCTAATGTGCACAAAAGCCCCACAATGGTGCATCCGAGGGAAAATTCGTGTGACGGCCACGAATTTTTGCCCTCCCGACTACACAAAAACTCAGGATATTTGGTGTAACCCGCCTCAAAAACACTTTGACCTATCGTTGCCAATGTTCCTTAAAATTGCGAAATACAAGGCTGGGATAGTCCCTGTCGTGTATAGGCGAGTCATGTGTGGCAAGAAGGGTGGGATCAAGTTTGAGATGAAGGGGAATCCGTATTGGATGCTTGTTCTTGTGTACAACGTTGGAGGAGTTGGCGACGTTGTATCGGTTAGAGTTAAGGGTTCTAACTCGAATTGGGTTCAGATGGCCCGCAATTGGGGCCAAAATTGGCAGACTTGGGAAAGACTGCAGGGACAAAGCCTGTCGTTTGAAGTGAAAACTAGTGATGGTGAGACGGTCAAGGCTTATAATGTGGCCCCAAAGAATTGGCAATTTGGAAAAACTTATGAAGGGAAGAATTTTCATTAG
- the LOC105157973 gene encoding NAC transcription factor 32 codes for MPFGDGILQELPDAKDGILQEMPVGWRFAPTDEELIVSYLTKKVFVGSLPARVIEEIDADEFYNKRPKDLVENLSGEREWYFFINGDQYFHGKMEKDRKVADGIGYWKSIGKENPIRDAEGNAFAFKILYTYFSANPTQKNSKQKRTHWRMEEFRLLRRSTKNEENFHMEEWVVARITRGEDYNESRFY; via the exons ATGCCGTTTGGAGATGGGATCCTTCAAGAATTGCCAGATGCCAAAGATGGGATTCTGCAAGAAATGCCGGTGGGGTGGCGGTTTGCACCGACCGACGAGGAGCTAATCGTCTCTTATTTGACCAAGAAAGTGTTTGTAGGGTCTTTACCAGCTCGGGTTATAGAGGAGATCGATGCAGATGAGTTTTACAACAAACGTCCTAAGGATCTTG TGGAGAACCTTTCGGGCGAAAGGGAGTGGTACTTCTTCATTAATGGCGATCAATACTTCCAtggaaaaatggaaaaagatcGAAAGGTTGCAGACGGGATAGGGTACTGGAAATctattggaaaagaaaatccaatccGCGATGCTGAGGGAAATGCTTTTGCGTTCAAGATACTGTATACGTATTTTTCAGCAAACCCTACACAGAAGAACTCTAAACAGAAGAGAACACATTGGAGAATGGAAGAATTCCGATTACTAAGGCGAAGCACAAAGAATGAAGAG AATTTTCATATGGAGGAGTGGGTAGTGGCAAGAATCACACGAGGAGAAGATTACAACGAAAGCAGGTTTTATTga